GTTGCTGGACGGCGATTTCGACCGGCACATTTCCCAGATCATCCGCCTGGCCAACGGCGACAGCCTGCTGGTGGGCGAGAGCGGCACCCTGGCCAAATCCAGCGATCACGGCGAGACCTGGCAGGCTTTGAACAGCCCTTACGCCGGCAGCCTGTTCGGTGCCTTGCAGATCAGCAACGGCGATCTGCTGATCTACGGCATGCGCGGCAACCTGTGGCTGTCCAGCGATGGCGGGCAAACCTGGACCCAGCGCGACAGCGCCACCACCTTCGCCTTCAACGGCGCCATCGAGCTGAAAACCGGGCGCATCCTGGTGTTTGGCAACAGCGGTCTGCTGCTGGCCAGCGACGATCAGGGGCGCAGCTTCAAGCCATTGCCTTCCACCCATAAAAGCCTGGCCAAGGCCCTGCAACTGGACGACGGACAACTGCTCACGGTCGGCGACCGGGGCGTCGCGTCGCTCGATGCAAACCTGACCGAGCGAAAGGAATAAGCGTCCATGAGCATTCAGGAAAAATACGTAAAGGATGCCGATGAGCTGGCGCGCCAGGACTTTGCCGGCGGCCTTGTGGGCCGGGTGTCCTACTGGATCTTTCACCAGCGCAAACCCTTGTTGGCGCTGTTCATCCTGATCACCCTGGGGCTGGGCTACAGCGCGACCAATCTCAAGGTCGAGGCCGGCTTCTTCAAGATGATCCCGCTGCACCACGAGTACATGAAGACCTTCCTCGAGTACCAGAAG
This genomic interval from Pseudomonas putida contains the following:
- a CDS encoding WD40/YVTN/BNR-like repeat-containing protein, which produces MSLRHLNLLSGVGLGLLASAVHAEAPRLDYQISPDHVFLLNIADNGQHLVAVGERGVVLIADEKARAWSTVRTPTTRTLSGVVFADAQVGVAVGHGGTLLRTEDGGQHWAAVETDANGDSLLGVVLLGDGHMAAWGAFGLYLLSKDNGATWERIPLLDGDFDRHISQIIRLANGDSLLVGESGTLAKSSDHGETWQALNSPYAGSLFGALQISNGDLLIYGMRGNLWLSSDGGQTWTQRDSATTFAFNGAIELKTGRILVFGNSGLLLASDDQGRSFKPLPSTHKSLAKALQLDDGQLLTVGDRGVASLDANLTERKE